Proteins encoded within one genomic window of Myxococcales bacterium:
- a CDS encoding bifunctional metallophosphatase/5'-nucleotidase — translation MRKITMIVATLGTLFFSAVSHAKVCKLTILHFNDMHGYLEPEDDDLGGAARIATLVDKIRAENIEEGRGTLLLNGGDIISGTMISAHFKGEAEFEFLNRLDADAMVLGNHEFDFGQEPLINNAAAAEFPVLSANVVLKKTGKPVVLENSIFEFDDGCFAGVFGITSEDTKNLALPSNLEGLVFLDELSTAKKQMTKIAPKSDIQIALTHVGVASDHRLAREVKGLEAVIGGHDHVGAEEYCAASSSIPICQTPAKGKYLGRVDIDVEDGKVISYDTKLYVIDKSIAKSRRMKKALHRYFAEVKKYGNEKVGKIDKPLVRSVESAPGSEDLALLAARAIREVAGSTIGLMNTGGVRRDIPAGKVRKKDLFEALPFGNTVVVVSSVTGAEIAGLVAGSDEINRKQQKSFVWDNLEYSKDGTSLDIRIGGAPLNMKARYDVATNSFLAQGGDGALIFKDKPQRDLGVTVLDVVIDDISARTFSSQ, via the coding sequence ATGAGAAAAATCACGATGATTGTGGCAACCTTGGGGACCCTGTTTTTTTCGGCAGTTTCCCATGCCAAGGTATGCAAGCTGACCATTTTACATTTCAACGATATGCACGGCTATCTGGAGCCCGAGGATGATGACCTTGGCGGCGCAGCGCGCATTGCAACTCTCGTGGATAAAATCCGTGCTGAAAATATCGAAGAGGGCAGGGGGACTCTGCTATTAAATGGCGGCGATATCATATCCGGAACGATGATATCTGCTCATTTCAAAGGAGAGGCCGAATTCGAATTTTTAAACAGGCTCGATGCCGATGCTATGGTTCTCGGCAATCACGAATTTGATTTTGGCCAGGAGCCGCTTATCAATAATGCTGCGGCTGCCGAGTTTCCGGTTCTTTCCGCAAATGTTGTTCTGAAAAAAACAGGAAAGCCAGTCGTTTTGGAGAATTCGATATTCGAATTCGACGATGGCTGTTTTGCCGGGGTCTTCGGAATTACATCCGAGGACACCAAAAACCTCGCTTTGCCTTCTAACCTTGAAGGGTTAGTCTTTTTGGATGAGCTCTCCACGGCCAAAAAACAGATGACGAAGATCGCTCCTAAAAGCGATATCCAGATCGCGCTTACCCATGTGGGCGTGGCATCGGATCACCGTCTCGCCCGCGAGGTGAAAGGTTTGGAGGCCGTCATAGGCGGCCATGATCATGTCGGGGCGGAGGAATACTGTGCTGCATCTTCCTCCATTCCCATCTGTCAGACTCCCGCCAAAGGGAAATATCTCGGCAGAGTGGATATCGATGTCGAGGACGGGAAAGTCATCTCATACGATACTAAGTTATATGTAATCGACAAATCTATCGCTAAGTCGCGCAGGATGAAAAAGGCTCTTCATAGGTATTTTGCAGAGGTCAAAAAATACGGAAATGAAAAAGTTGGAAAAATCGACAAGCCGCTTGTGCGCAGCGTTGAAAGCGCCCCCGGTTCGGAAGACCTGGCCCTCCTTGCAGCCAGGGCGATTAGGGAGGTTGCCGGTTCTACGATAGGTCTCATGAACACGGGAGGTGTGAGACGCGATATTCCCGCCGGCAAGGTTAGAAAAAAAGATCTTTTCGAGGCCCTTCCCTTCGGCAATACGGTTGTGGTGGTAAGCTCGGTTACCGGCGCAGAAATTGCCGGACTGGTGGCCGGGTCGGATGAGATTAATAGGAAACAGCAGAAGAGCTTTGTTTGGGACAACCTCGAGTATTCCAAAGACGGGACATCTCTAGATATCAGGATTGGGGGAGCCCCTCTAAATATGAAGGCGCGATACGATGTAGCGACCAACAGCTTTTTGGCGCAGGGAGGCGATGGGGCTCTGATCTTCAAAGACAAACCCCAGAGGGATCTTGGCGTCACTGTTTTAGATGTCGTGATCGATGATATATCCGCTAGAACTTTTTCATCGCAATAG
- a CDS encoding sulfite exporter TauE/SafE family protein, translating to MTAASYIAMAISLSIVAALASMLGIGGGSLNTPVQVFFGYPIHGSAANSLLFIAVLSTGATLIYGRSGKIDWKLAMVLVTFNFAGGFLGGYFAGNISGRELTAILAAVVFLSGLSMMVSSFLKPRRSLAKNGVFIWKRRLGSEEYYINLLAAFPLSFAAGAASGLVGIGGGMVTVPMLAILFAVPVDIAIGTSALMVGITAVGGLIGHIVAGGWVVLPAIGLLPGIIIGSIAGAKLMLHISKNTLKRIFGISLIFIAIILVKEIFKQ from the coding sequence ATGACCGCTGCATCCTACATAGCCATGGCGATCTCTCTATCAATCGTTGCCGCGCTGGCGTCTATGCTGGGCATAGGCGGCGGTTCTCTGAACACGCCCGTGCAGGTTTTTTTCGGCTACCCGATACACGGCTCTGCGGCCAACAGCCTTCTGTTTATAGCGGTGCTCTCAACAGGGGCGACTCTGATATACGGGCGCAGCGGCAAGATAGATTGGAAACTCGCCATGGTATTGGTGACCTTTAACTTCGCCGGAGGTTTCCTCGGTGGGTATTTTGCCGGGAATATTTCCGGGAGAGAACTTACTGCAATTCTTGCCGCGGTTGTATTTTTGTCCGGCTTGTCGATGATGGTAAGTTCCTTTTTGAAGCCGCGCAGGAGCCTAGCAAAAAACGGTGTTTTCATCTGGAAGCGAAGGCTTGGCAGCGAGGAATATTATATAAATCTGCTTGCGGCTTTTCCGCTTTCCTTCGCTGCCGGTGCAGCCAGCGGCTTGGTAGGCATAGGTGGAGGGATGGTCACCGTGCCGATGCTCGCTATCCTCTTTGCGGTTCCCGTCGATATCGCCATAGGTACCAGCGCACTGATGGTCGGCATAACGGCCGTTGGCGGCCTTATCGGTCATATCGTTGCGGGAGGCTGGGTCGTTCTGCCAGCGATCGGGCTTCTGCCCGGCATTATAATCGGTTCGATAGCAGGCGCAAAACTGATGCTCCATATCTCAAAAAATACGCTTAAAAGAATATTCGGGATTTCGCTGATCTTCATCGCGATAATTTTGGTTAAGGAAATTTTTAAGCAGTGA
- a CDS encoding electron transfer flavoprotein subunit beta/FixA family protein, whose product MRIIVTIKQVPSSNDVRVDPVSGTIIREGLPSVINPEDKNALELALCLRESVGAEVVALSMGPTQARRALCEAMAIGADRGILLCDKKFAGADTWATAYSLSCAVKKLAPFDLILCGRQAIDGDTAQTGPQLSEFLGIPQATCVEKLELHDGFAIASSDFGDVIRRLQFDLPALVTVTKNANFPRYASISGIAGACGSEKIEVWNAADVGADPSMIGLSGSPTRVKKMFSPRLGREGRVCDGSPSELAGKIFSALLERKIL is encoded by the coding sequence GTGCGCATAATAGTTACTATAAAGCAGGTTCCTTCATCAAATGATGTGAGGGTGGATCCCGTAAGCGGGACTATCATCAGGGAGGGGCTCCCCTCTGTCATCAACCCGGAGGATAAAAACGCCCTCGAGCTGGCCCTTTGCCTGCGCGAATCAGTCGGAGCCGAAGTTGTGGCTCTTTCAATGGGGCCCACTCAGGCCAGGCGTGCGCTTTGCGAGGCGATGGCGATAGGGGCTGACAGGGGAATTTTACTCTGCGATAAAAAATTCGCCGGAGCCGACACCTGGGCGACGGCCTATTCGCTTTCATGCGCCGTTAAAAAACTTGCCCCGTTTGACCTGATTTTGTGCGGCAGGCAGGCTATCGACGGAGATACCGCACAGACAGGGCCGCAGCTCTCCGAATTTCTGGGGATTCCTCAGGCGACGTGCGTTGAGAAGCTTGAGCTGCACGATGGTTTTGCAATAGCGTCATCGGACTTTGGAGATGTCATAAGAAGGCTTCAGTTTGACCTCCCCGCGCTTGTGACCGTCACCAAAAATGCGAATTTTCCGCGGTATGCCAGCATTTCAGGTATCGCTGGGGCGTGCGGGTCCGAAAAAATAGAGGTTTGGAACGCGGCAGATGTTGGCGCCGATCCTTCAATGATAGGCCTTTCCGGCTCTCCCACCAGAGTGAAAAAAATGTTTTCTCCGCGACTTGGAAGAGAGGGGAGGGTGTGTGACGGTTCCCCCTCGGAATTGGCCGGCAAAATTTTTTCGGCCTTGCTGGAGAGGAAGATTTTATGA
- a CDS encoding NAAT family transporter, whose protein sequence is MTILSATILLLLVLDPLGNIPLFISALSKVPKRKRVRIILRESLIALLVLIFFLFFGKQILTTLYIDEPSLGIAGGVILFLIAIRMIFPVENVVSDDNEEPFIVPLAIPLIAGPSAIATVLLFTAKEPQMWGKWLVAVCGAWAISTVILSASSVFNRFLGGRGLAAMERLMGMILATISVQMLMTGIAQFLAQYRS, encoded by the coding sequence ATGACCATACTGTCCGCGACTATACTTTTACTGCTCGTTCTCGATCCTCTGGGGAATATCCCGCTCTTCATCTCTGCGCTCAGCAAGGTCCCCAAACGAAAGAGGGTTAGGATAATACTCAGGGAATCACTCATAGCCCTCTTAGTGCTGATCTTTTTTCTCTTTTTCGGGAAGCAGATACTGACGACGCTTTATATCGATGAGCCATCACTTGGAATCGCAGGTGGAGTCATATTATTCCTGATAGCAATAAGGATGATATTCCCTGTAGAAAACGTCGTTTCGGATGATAACGAGGAGCCCTTCATAGTTCCGTTGGCCATTCCACTCATAGCCGGACCTTCGGCCATCGCTACGGTTTTGCTTTTTACCGCGAAAGAACCTCAGATGTGGGGAAAATGGCTGGTCGCGGTTTGCGGAGCGTGGGCGATTTCCACGGTGATCTTGTCGGCGTCGTCGGTGTTTAACAGGTTTCTCGGCGGGCGCGGATTGGCGGCCATGGAAAGGCTGATGGGAATGATACTGGCCACCATATCAGTACAGATGCTCATGACTGGAATAGCACAATTTTTGGCGCAGTATCGAAGCTGA
- a CDS encoding HdeD family acid-resistance protein yields the protein MAYECNQESSYEFGDLTKAVHNSWKWFLSVGVLLIILGIIAISAPLAAAIAIEILLGWIFVGSGIIRAIHLYQERKASGFLSKIVGALLYLAAGGILLLFPVRGVATLTLILAIFFILSGVLRIVTSLELRSLPNWGWILLSGSLAILLGIMIWTRWPSSSAWAIGLMVGIDFLFGGLSLVMCAIAMKKF from the coding sequence ATGGCCTACGAATGCAATCAGGAAAGCTCCTATGAATTCGGCGACCTCACTAAGGCGGTCCACAACAGCTGGAAATGGTTTCTCTCCGTCGGCGTGCTGCTCATAATCTTGGGAATCATCGCCATATCCGCGCCTCTGGCGGCTGCAATAGCCATCGAGATTTTACTCGGATGGATATTCGTGGGCAGCGGAATTATCAGAGCCATCCATCTTTATCAGGAACGGAAGGCAAGTGGGTTTCTTTCCAAAATAGTAGGGGCGCTTCTCTATCTGGCAGCAGGGGGCATTCTCCTTCTTTTTCCAGTTCGGGGAGTCGCCACGCTTACGCTGATTCTTGCGATATTTTTCATCCTCAGCGGAGTTCTCAGAATAGTCACCTCCCTTGAGCTGAGATCGCTGCCAAATTGGGGGTGGATACTTTTAAGCGGATCGCTGGCTATATTGCTGGGAATAATGATCTGGACGAGGTGGCCCTCATCATCGGCGTGGGCAATAGGCCTCATGGTGGGAATAGATTTTCTCTTCGGAGGGCTCTCTCTGGTGATGTGCGCTATTGCGATGAAAAAGTTCTAG
- a CDS encoding 4Fe-4S binding protein, protein MAHKVSDECINCGACDPVCPVEAISEQDDRRVIDPEKCTDCGACLDQCPVDAIKAAE, encoded by the coding sequence ATGGCTCACAAAGTCAGTGATGAATGTATCAACTGCGGCGCGTGCGACCCGGTATGTCCGGTTGAAGCAATCAGCGAACAGGACGACAGGAGGGTAATCGACCCTGAAAAATGCACTGACTGCGGCGCCTGCCTCGACCAATGCCCGGTTGATGCCATCAAAGCGGCTGAATGA
- the zupT gene encoding zinc transporter ZupT, with the protein MGNVWIAFGLTLFAGLATGIGSLIAFISKGVNKKFLAITLGFSAGVMIYISLVEIFSKARESLSAEMGEKTGYWLTVASFFAGMFLIAIIDKLIPSEENPHEVQKISMMENSGAKNEFNKLHRAGILMALAIAIHNFPEGLATFIAALENPTIGIAIAIAIAIHNIPEGISVSVPIYYATGKRSKAFVYSFLSGLAEPLGALIGYTILRPFMSQSIFGITFAGVAGIMVFISVDELLPAAREYGEHHLSIYGLIVGMMVMATSLLVLA; encoded by the coding sequence ATGGGGAACGTATGGATAGCCTTCGGACTGACGCTGTTCGCCGGACTCGCAACAGGCATAGGAAGCCTGATCGCCTTTATAAGCAAGGGCGTTAACAAAAAATTTCTCGCCATCACCCTCGGTTTCTCCGCAGGCGTCATGATCTACATCTCACTGGTCGAAATCTTCTCCAAGGCGAGGGAGAGCCTCTCCGCCGAAATGGGAGAAAAAACAGGATACTGGCTGACCGTTGCATCTTTTTTTGCAGGGATGTTCCTGATAGCCATAATAGACAAGCTGATCCCCAGCGAAGAAAATCCCCACGAAGTTCAAAAAATCAGCATGATGGAAAATTCCGGCGCAAAAAATGAGTTCAACAAGCTGCATCGCGCAGGAATACTCATGGCGCTTGCGATAGCCATCCACAATTTTCCCGAAGGGCTTGCCACTTTCATAGCTGCTCTGGAAAATCCGACGATAGGCATAGCTATAGCGATAGCCATCGCCATACACAATATCCCGGAGGGGATATCCGTCTCAGTCCCGATATATTACGCAACCGGCAAGAGATCCAAGGCATTCGTCTATTCCTTTCTATCGGGACTTGCCGAACCTCTCGGGGCCCTCATAGGATACACTATCCTCAGGCCTTTCATGAGCCAGTCGATCTTCGGGATCACCTTCGCCGGAGTCGCAGGCATAATGGTGTTTATATCGGTGGACGAGCTGCTCCCTGCGGCGCGAGAGTACGGCGAACATCACCTGTCGATTTACGGACTCATCGTCGGAATGATGGTAATGGCAACGAGCCTTCTTGTGCTTGCGTGA